The Nitrospira sp. genome includes a region encoding these proteins:
- a CDS encoding efflux RND transporter periplasmic adaptor subunit — protein sequence MKHMLLALLLVTGCGSKEEPAAPEVSAVPQKTIQAVVVEAKSTPVPIRVEVTGQVAPIYQATLSSRIQGTIDKLLVREGTKVSKRQLLIQLDSRDLRAELARVNAESENAKAHFDRMSQLYAQDAVSKQEMENATRAYRVAEASRNAVEAQLSYTKVKAPFDGIITEKKVEAGELASPGQPLLKMEDSLQLRLEATVAEGDLRSVSRGDKIPVVIEALGGRELIGIVSQILPAGDPHTHTFMVKVDLPRIEGLRTGMFGRFPLQKGVTQTILVPVTALVERGELSSVYVVGSDQVARLRWVKVGRRFDKQVEILSGISESERVLTDGSRGVDGAAVQVRVACFESRDGGVSNSTLETSNAQSKTGPVYGRARYERRKTVEA from the coding sequence ATGAAACATATGCTCCTAGCGCTGCTGCTCGTGACCGGGTGCGGGTCTAAGGAAGAACCGGCCGCGCCGGAGGTATCCGCCGTTCCACAGAAGACGATTCAGGCTGTAGTCGTAGAAGCCAAGTCGACACCGGTGCCGATTCGGGTTGAAGTGACCGGACAGGTTGCTCCAATTTACCAAGCCACGCTCTCCAGTCGTATCCAGGGAACCATCGACAAATTACTGGTTCGAGAAGGCACGAAGGTCTCCAAAAGACAGCTCTTGATCCAGCTAGATAGCCGAGACCTTCGGGCGGAGTTGGCGCGTGTGAACGCCGAGAGCGAGAATGCGAAAGCACATTTCGACCGGATGAGCCAACTGTATGCCCAAGATGCTGTCTCGAAACAGGAGATGGAGAATGCGACCAGGGCGTATCGCGTGGCGGAAGCAAGTCGCAACGCGGTGGAGGCTCAGCTCAGCTATACGAAGGTGAAAGCACCGTTCGATGGCATCATCACCGAGAAGAAGGTGGAAGCGGGAGAATTGGCTTCGCCAGGTCAGCCACTACTCAAAATGGAAGATTCCCTCCAACTTCGTCTGGAAGCCACGGTTGCAGAAGGAGATCTCAGGTCGGTTTCTCGAGGCGATAAAATCCCAGTCGTCATTGAGGCCTTAGGAGGCCGAGAATTGATCGGCATAGTGAGCCAGATTCTGCCTGCCGGAGATCCTCACACCCATACCTTCATGGTCAAGGTCGATCTGCCAAGGATCGAAGGGCTGAGGACTGGAATGTTCGGCCGATTTCCTCTCCAGAAAGGTGTCACGCAAACCATTCTGGTTCCTGTGACCGCCCTGGTTGAGCGAGGCGAGCTCAGCAGCGTCTACGTGGTCGGATCGGATCAGGTCGCTCGCCTCCGATGGGTCAAAGTCGGGCGGAGGTTCGACAAGCAGGTTGAGATCCTGTCCGGCATTAGCGAGAGCGAACGGGTCTTGACGGACGGAAGTCGTGGGGTCGATGGAGCAGCCGTCCAAGTAAGAGTTGCGTGTTTCGAGTCTCGTGACGGAGGCGTTTCGAACTCCACACTCGAAACAAGCAACGCTCAATCTAAGACCGGTCCGGTTTACGGAAGGGCGAGATACGAACGACGAAAGACGGTTGAGGCATGA
- a CDS encoding TolC family protein, which translates to MRISHRIRRGSFATRLLVVLVFFQILCGTSIWPVEAEELESRPHELKLSLREAIQAAVDNNVNVRLLKERIAAAQAQANTSLGALLPNVSGHVSGRNQTVNLGAFGLPPDRLSGLGLRRSVTDPFEVYDARATLVQNIFSLSLIQRWRAAKSGIDVANLETEVTKRDVMATVGLLYIEALRADEAVKARQADIELAQQLVKLAKDRRAAGVATGLDVTREEVQLENDRQRVLVAQNEQESARLNLVRTLGIDFDVRLVLTDELRFIPPEPLRTEEALTVARQQRLELRAQEQRQRLAALSLSSITSERIPSLSLAGDYGWIGLKPEDALATRSIGLNFSIPIFDGGQRESRISESRSRVRQESIRMKDVSDQVTLEVRNALLTLESSTQQVAVAEKGLELALKELTFARDRFTAGLTTNIEVTNAQTSVARARDNQIEALFRFNASRINLARAKGEIEKLF; encoded by the coding sequence ATGCGGATTTCCCATCGCATACGACGAGGCTCCTTTGCCACAAGGCTGCTTGTGGTGCTCGTCTTTTTCCAGATCCTCTGCGGGACGTCCATATGGCCCGTCGAGGCAGAGGAGTTGGAGAGCCGTCCTCATGAGCTGAAACTGAGTCTGCGCGAAGCGATTCAAGCGGCCGTCGACAACAACGTCAATGTGCGGTTGCTGAAAGAACGTATCGCGGCGGCACAGGCTCAGGCCAATACGAGCTTGGGTGCCCTCTTGCCGAACGTGTCCGGTCACGTCAGCGGCCGGAATCAAACCGTGAATCTCGGTGCCTTTGGGCTTCCACCCGACCGCCTGTCAGGGCTGGGACTGAGGCGCAGCGTGACCGATCCCTTCGAAGTGTATGACGCGCGGGCAACCCTCGTGCAGAACATCTTCAGCCTCAGTCTGATCCAACGCTGGCGTGCGGCGAAGAGTGGCATCGACGTGGCGAATCTGGAGACGGAGGTGACCAAGCGCGACGTGATGGCGACCGTCGGCTTGCTGTACATCGAAGCGTTACGGGCCGACGAGGCGGTGAAGGCACGACAAGCGGACATCGAATTGGCCCAGCAACTCGTTAAACTGGCTAAAGACCGAAGGGCTGCCGGTGTTGCCACGGGGCTCGACGTGACGAGGGAAGAAGTTCAACTGGAGAACGATCGGCAGCGTGTGCTCGTTGCTCAGAACGAACAAGAAAGCGCGAGGCTTAATCTGGTCCGTACCCTCGGGATCGACTTCGATGTGCGATTGGTACTGACCGACGAACTACGATTCATCCCGCCTGAGCCGTTGCGTACAGAAGAGGCGCTGACGGTCGCGCGCCAACAGCGGTTGGAGTTACGGGCGCAAGAACAGCGGCAGCGATTGGCGGCTCTCAGCTTGAGCTCCATCACCAGCGAACGGATTCCGTCCCTGTCCCTTGCCGGGGACTATGGGTGGATCGGCTTGAAGCCGGAAGATGCGTTGGCCACTCGGTCGATCGGGCTGAACTTCTCCATCCCGATCTTTGACGGAGGTCAGCGAGAGAGCCGGATCTCAGAATCACGCAGCCGGGTTCGCCAGGAATCGATCCGCATGAAGGATGTCTCGGACCAAGTCACACTTGAAGTTCGGAACGCTCTGCTCACACTGGAGTCATCTACACAGCAGGTCGCCGTCGCGGAGAAAGGCTTGGAGCTGGCACTGAAGGAATTGACCTTTGCACGTGACCGGTTTACGGCCGGCCTGACCACCAACATCGAAGTGACGAATGCTCAAACGTCGGTCGCGCGGGCACGTGACAACCAGATCGAAGCACTGTTCCGGTTCAATGCCTCGCGCATCAATCTGGCGCGAGCCAAGGGTGAAATCGAGAAACTCTTCTGA
- a CDS encoding cytochrome c, with amino-acid sequence MKSPWCMAGIVLWVLTITVLGWSFINGWTAKGSDGRTDILVDPAERDQILAEMRQLLKAVDGVIRELGESEPDRKRMESAARGGGMHMAEDVEPALMVKLPLPFKQMGMSIHKDMDALADAIKQNETPQQILKQLSSMTARCTACHDMYRFKAGE; translated from the coding sequence ATGAAATCACCATGGTGCATGGCAGGTATTGTCCTGTGGGTTCTTACGATCACGGTTCTGGGATGGTCCTTCATCAATGGATGGACCGCGAAAGGAAGCGACGGGCGCACAGACATCCTGGTGGATCCGGCTGAGCGTGATCAGATACTGGCGGAAATGCGGCAACTGCTGAAAGCAGTGGATGGTGTCATCAGAGAGTTGGGAGAGTCAGAACCTGATCGGAAACGAATGGAATCGGCAGCCAGAGGTGGCGGGATGCACATGGCCGAGGACGTGGAGCCGGCACTCATGGTCAAGCTGCCGCTGCCGTTTAAACAGATGGGCATGTCGATTCACAAGGACATGGATGCGCTAGCCGATGCGATCAAACAAAACGAGACTCCTCAACAGATCTTGAAACAGTTATCGAGCATGACAGCACGATGCACGGCTTGTCATGACATGTACAGATTCAAAGCGGGCGAGTAG
- a CDS encoding efflux RND transporter permease subunit — protein MTNYRPGLSGRIAALFIDSKLTPLIMLGVLLLGLFAVVGTPREEEPQIVVPMADVWLPFPGASAKVVEEQLTKPFERKLSEIKGIEYVYSISRPGGALIIVRFYVGQPMEQSLVDLYDKLMANQDLLPPGAEPFLVKPKDVNDVPIVTLTLSSERYGEFELHRLAEQVLEEVKKVAGTSAGFIVGGRPRELRIQIDPTRLKAYGLAPLQVMNVVRGENRALPTGRFDSRNQNFLVETGRFIRSREDLEGLVVGVNEQRPVYLRQVAEVTDGPAEATSYVWLGLGAGSAGETVQVKREMKEPTFHLFPFTSHESSAVTVAVAKQAGMNAVTVAAEVIRKVDEMKGVAIPSDVRVTVTRDYGETAQEKANELLWHLLIAVVAVVVFLGVALGPRPALVVSIAIPLTLALTLFTSMMIGYTINRVTLFALIFSIGILVDDAIVIVENTYRHLTMRLTAHHEASIRAVDEVGNPTILATFTVIAALLPMAFVSGLMGPYMRPIPVNASIAMFFSLLVAFIVIPWFCQTCYRPGATVSGVDHEGDEQGLTARIYRQVLSPLLAHPLLAYAFLAGVGLLLIGSTLLFYTRHVVVKMLPFDNKSELQLVIDMPEGTTLEETARVTQALGRYVKTVPEVRDYQAYVGTASPFNFSGLVRHYYLREQPHEADIQVNLVAKHERAAQSHEIAQRIRPPVQEIAREYGANVKIVEVPPGPPVQSVLVAEVYGPDYNRQLAVAREIRGFFESTSGVVDVDDYIETDQVKYVFTVDRAKAALAGISSGEIVDTLRMALQGTKVGLVHIPREKSPVQIVLRLPLAERTGLEHLGEIGLRTSAGGIVQLSELLTVERTVQDKAIYHKNQKPVVYVVADVGGSGAEKAESPVYGVLGVGKKLEEFRVVEGYQIEQYYASQPWSEEKIAMKWDGEWHITYETFRDMGIAFAVAMLLIYLLIVGQFQSFITPVIIMAPIPLTLIGILPGHWLTGSYFTATSMIGFIALAGIIVRNSILLVDFIQLQERAGVPLSEAVVKAGAIRTRPILLTAAALMVGAFVIILDPIFQGLAVSLLFGVGASTLLTLVVIPLLYYHVTRKPIAPRLPSVGSIGKDPARSSEERSSQSVLT, from the coding sequence ATGACGAACTATCGTCCAGGCTTGAGCGGTCGCATCGCCGCCCTCTTTATCGACAGCAAACTCACACCGCTCATCATGCTGGGCGTGCTGCTGCTGGGCCTGTTTGCGGTGGTCGGTACACCGCGGGAGGAAGAGCCACAGATCGTCGTACCGATGGCTGATGTCTGGCTGCCGTTTCCCGGCGCATCAGCCAAGGTCGTCGAAGAGCAACTCACCAAACCATTTGAACGGAAGCTCTCGGAGATCAAGGGGATCGAGTATGTATATTCGATCTCACGACCAGGTGGCGCGCTGATCATCGTTCGCTTCTATGTCGGCCAACCAATGGAACAGAGTTTGGTTGATCTCTACGACAAGTTGATGGCGAACCAAGATCTCCTGCCGCCAGGCGCCGAACCGTTTCTGGTCAAACCGAAAGATGTCAACGATGTTCCCATCGTCACGCTGACGTTGTCGAGCGAACGCTATGGGGAGTTTGAGCTCCATCGGTTGGCCGAACAGGTCTTGGAAGAGGTCAAGAAAGTAGCCGGCACATCGGCTGGATTCATCGTGGGAGGGCGGCCGCGCGAGTTACGTATCCAGATCGATCCCACGAGATTGAAGGCCTACGGGCTGGCGCCGCTACAGGTCATGAACGTGGTGCGTGGCGAGAATCGCGCCTTGCCGACCGGTCGCTTCGACAGTCGCAATCAGAACTTTCTGGTGGAGACCGGCCGCTTCATCCGGTCACGTGAAGATCTAGAAGGGCTGGTTGTCGGCGTCAACGAGCAGCGACCGGTGTACTTGCGCCAGGTAGCGGAAGTGACGGACGGGCCGGCAGAGGCGACGAGTTATGTCTGGCTCGGCTTAGGCGCTGGAAGTGCCGGTGAAACGGTACAGGTGAAACGTGAAATGAAGGAGCCCACTTTTCATCTTTTCCCTTTCACTTCTCACGAGTCATCGGCCGTGACCGTTGCAGTTGCCAAACAAGCCGGTATGAATGCCGTGACCGTTGCCGCTGAAGTGATTCGAAAAGTCGATGAGATGAAAGGCGTGGCTATTCCGTCGGACGTCCGTGTGACGGTGACGCGTGACTACGGAGAAACGGCCCAAGAGAAAGCCAACGAACTGCTCTGGCATCTCCTGATCGCCGTCGTTGCAGTGGTCGTCTTTCTCGGTGTGGCATTGGGGCCGAGGCCTGCCCTTGTCGTCTCGATTGCGATCCCTCTGACCCTTGCGCTCACACTCTTCACGTCGATGATGATCGGTTACACGATCAACCGGGTGACACTGTTTGCCCTCATTTTTTCCATCGGGATTCTCGTGGATGATGCCATCGTGATCGTTGAAAACACCTATCGTCATCTGACGATGCGACTCACGGCTCACCACGAAGCTTCCATCCGGGCGGTTGATGAGGTCGGGAATCCCACGATCTTGGCGACCTTCACGGTCATTGCCGCCCTTCTGCCGATGGCCTTCGTCTCCGGACTCATGGGTCCCTATATGAGGCCGATTCCCGTCAACGCTTCCATCGCGATGTTTTTCTCACTGCTGGTAGCGTTCATCGTGATCCCCTGGTTTTGCCAGACTTGTTATCGTCCCGGGGCCACCGTTTCGGGCGTCGACCATGAGGGCGATGAGCAAGGTCTGACGGCTCGGATCTACCGGCAGGTTCTTTCTCCGCTGCTGGCTCATCCGCTCCTTGCCTATGCGTTTCTGGCCGGAGTCGGGCTCTTGCTCATTGGATCAACCTTGTTGTTCTACACCCGCCATGTCGTGGTGAAAATGCTCCCCTTTGACAATAAGAGTGAGCTCCAGCTTGTCATTGACATGCCGGAAGGGACGACGCTCGAAGAGACTGCCCGAGTCACGCAGGCATTGGGACGCTATGTGAAGACAGTACCCGAAGTACGGGATTATCAGGCCTATGTCGGAACGGCCTCCCCCTTCAACTTTAGTGGACTTGTGCGTCACTACTATCTGCGGGAACAACCTCACGAGGCGGACATTCAGGTGAATCTCGTTGCGAAGCATGAGCGAGCCGCTCAGAGCCATGAAATCGCCCAGCGGATTCGTCCACCGGTTCAAGAGATCGCTCGTGAATACGGAGCCAATGTAAAGATCGTCGAAGTGCCGCCGGGGCCGCCTGTGCAATCGGTGCTGGTGGCGGAAGTCTATGGGCCTGACTATAACAGGCAACTTGCCGTAGCACGGGAGATTCGAGGGTTCTTCGAATCCACCTCGGGAGTGGTCGATGTGGATGACTATATCGAGACGGATCAGGTGAAATATGTCTTCACCGTTGATCGTGCCAAGGCAGCCCTTGCCGGCATTTCTTCCGGCGAAATCGTCGACACGCTTCGCATGGCGCTCCAAGGAACAAAGGTCGGCCTCGTCCATATCCCGCGAGAGAAAAGTCCGGTCCAAATCGTGCTTCGCCTCCCGCTCGCTGAGCGGACGGGCCTTGAGCATCTCGGTGAGATCGGGTTGCGCACGAGTGCCGGAGGGATCGTGCAGCTGTCCGAACTGCTCACGGTCGAGCGAACGGTCCAAGACAAGGCGATCTATCACAAGAATCAAAAGCCGGTGGTGTACGTGGTTGCGGATGTCGGTGGTTCCGGGGCGGAGAAAGCCGAGAGTCCCGTATACGGAGTGCTGGGAGTCGGGAAAAAGCTGGAAGAGTTTCGCGTGGTAGAGGGGTATCAGATCGAGCAATACTATGCCTCGCAACCCTGGTCGGAAGAGAAGATCGCGATGAAGTGGGACGGTGAATGGCACATCACGTATGAAACATTTCGTGACATGGGGATCGCGTTTGCTGTGGCCATGTTGCTCATCTATCTCCTCATCGTCGGACAGTTCCAATCGTTCATCACGCCGGTGATCATCATGGCTCCTATTCCACTCACGCTCATCGGTATTCTGCCAGGCCATTGGCTGACTGGGTCGTATTTCACGGCGACCTCAATGATCGGCTTTATCGCGCTCGCCGGCATCATCGTGAGGAATTCCATCCTCCTCGTTGATTTTATTCAGCTGCAAGAACGTGCGGGAGTGCCCTTATCGGAAGCCGTCGTCAAGGCAGGTGCCATTCGCACACGCCCCATTCTTCTCACTGCCGCTGCATTGATGGTCGGAGCCTTCGTCATCATTCTGGATCCCATCTTCCAGGGGTTAGCCGTCTCCTTGCTCTTTGGTGTCGGTGCCTCGACGCTACTGACACTGGTCGTGATTCCTCTGCTTTATTACCATGTGACCAGAAAGCCGATTGCACCGCGTCTTCCCTCTGTTGGATCGATAGGCAAGGATCCTGCGCGGAGTTCCGAAGAAAGAAGTTCTCAATCGGTTCTTACCTAA
- a CDS encoding DUF2892 domain-containing protein has translation MKLNEQLRFVAGVFVLIAVILGATVHPYWNYFAAFVAINLIQSAFTGWCPMMALLRKLGVQE, from the coding sequence ATGAAACTCAACGAACAGCTCCGATTCGTCGCAGGTGTGTTTGTGCTGATCGCAGTGATCTTGGGTGCGACCGTCCATCCTTATTGGAACTACTTCGCTGCCTTTGTGGCGATCAACCTGATTCAATCGGCTTTTACCGGCTGGTGTCCCATGATGGCACTCTTGCGCAAGCTCGGGGTTCAAGAATAA
- a CDS encoding formylglycine-generating enzyme family protein produces the protein MRQTLGVLSFVICLNMTANSMALAADAGEDFAKGESLLKHTQYAEARAVLEAGLMKNSSNVQAHFNLAEACRGLAAWDCAEEHYETALHLDAKSRITGTREPRLSKMKVWQLLEEVTAWRLLEEAKGLLAGGQTPSDKMKQAEEALDGANELGLNSEQQAVYQQLQAKFPGRRSPTSPDSLNPEGSAGEAFPTDLRDIPMALVPAGEFTMGSALKADEKPVHRVYLDAFFMDKYHVTVGQYAKYLEATGTEAPPEWEIMNQFRHQKRPIVNVSWSDAATYCKWAGKRLPTEAEWEKAARGTDGRLYPWGNEAPTRLHANFGKKEWANHMALVPVGMFEMGKSPYGIYDMAGNAWEWVNDWYDHDYYKKSPTKNPQGPTTGKSKVVRGGNWLYVQEFLGSSFRYNAEPSRRHLGYGFRCAKTP, from the coding sequence ATGAGACAGACGCTCGGGGTACTGAGTTTTGTCATATGTTTGAACATGACCGCAAACTCCATGGCACTGGCAGCCGATGCTGGCGAAGACTTCGCCAAAGGAGAGAGTCTTTTAAAGCACACCCAATATGCCGAAGCACGTGCAGTGTTGGAGGCAGGGCTCATGAAGAATTCTTCTAATGTGCAGGCTCATTTCAACCTGGCCGAAGCCTGTCGAGGATTAGCAGCCTGGGACTGCGCGGAAGAACATTATGAGACCGCGTTACATCTGGATGCAAAATCCAGAATCACGGGGACGAGGGAGCCACGGTTAAGCAAAATGAAGGTCTGGCAGTTACTGGAGGAAGTGACCGCGTGGCGGTTGTTGGAGGAAGCAAAGGGTCTGCTTGCCGGCGGACAAACTCCGTCCGACAAGATGAAGCAAGCAGAAGAGGCCCTGGATGGCGCGAATGAGCTGGGCCTCAATAGTGAGCAACAGGCCGTCTATCAACAGTTACAAGCGAAATTCCCTGGGCGACGTTCGCCCACCTCGCCGGATAGTCTGAATCCAGAGGGGTCAGCAGGAGAGGCGTTTCCCACCGATCTCCGCGACATACCAATGGCGCTGGTGCCGGCCGGGGAATTCACGATGGGAAGTGCTCTGAAAGCCGACGAAAAGCCCGTGCATCGCGTGTACCTCGACGCGTTCTTCATGGACAAGTACCACGTGACGGTGGGGCAGTATGCCAAGTATCTGGAAGCAACTGGCACGGAGGCGCCGCCGGAGTGGGAGATCATGAACCAATTCCGCCACCAGAAGCGTCCAATCGTCAACGTCAGCTGGTCGGATGCAGCCACGTACTGCAAATGGGCCGGGAAACGTCTGCCGACCGAGGCGGAGTGGGAAAAGGCGGCTCGGGGGACGGATGGCCGCCTCTATCCCTGGGGCAACGAGGCTCCCACCAGACTTCACGCGAATTTCGGCAAGAAGGAATGGGCGAACCATATGGCATTGGTTCCGGTGGGGATGTTCGAAATGGGCAAGAGCCCCTACGGTATCTATGACATGGCCGGCAATGCCTGGGAATGGGTCAACGACTGGTATGACCATGACTATTACAAGAAGAGCCCAACGAAGAATCCTCAAGGACCGACAACGGGTAAGTCAAAAGTCGTGCGGGGCGGAAACTGGCTCTATGTTCAGGAGTTTCTGGGATCGTCCTTCCGTTACAATGCCGAGCCGTCTCGCCGGCACCTCGGCTATGGGTTTCGTTGCGCAAAGACTCCGTAA
- a CDS encoding CopD family protein has protein sequence MYATLVILHILAAVSWVGGMIFLSLVLAPLVRSRKAVPEFMALFRSAALRFRPIVWVAMVILLLTGPILLSLRGVAVVSPSAWPGIVMAKLALVALLLFLTLLHDLVLGPRVSRVSAIPESQRTAGEQVVFKTARWLPRLSLLIAMAVVIVAAMLARS, from the coding sequence ATGTATGCCACTCTGGTCATTTTGCACATCCTTGCCGCGGTAAGTTGGGTCGGCGGCATGATCTTTCTGTCGTTGGTCTTGGCACCCTTGGTGCGAAGCCGGAAAGCAGTACCGGAATTCATGGCGCTGTTTCGGTCTGCCGCGCTCCGCTTTCGGCCCATCGTCTGGGTGGCCATGGTGATACTCTTGCTGACTGGTCCGATATTGCTGTCTCTTCGCGGCGTCGCTGTCGTGAGCCCTTCCGCTTGGCCAGGAATCGTGATGGCGAAGCTGGCGCTGGTCGCCCTGTTGCTGTTCCTCACCTTGCTGCATGACCTCGTGCTTGGTCCTCGGGTCAGCCGGGTCAGTGCGATTCCAGAATCCCAGCGGACGGCAGGCGAGCAGGTTGTGTTCAAAACCGCGCGCTGGCTCCCTCGATTGTCCCTACTCATCGCCATGGCAGTCGTGATTGTGGCGGCGATGCTGGCACGGTCGTAG